CGGTGCGTTCGGGAGCGCGACAGCAATGGCGGGGGCCTCTCTCGACGGCCGAACCGATCGGTCGCGTCGGGTTCCGGTGACAGTCTGCGACGGTTGAAAGACAGGTGTACGAGCCGACCGATAGTCACACTGCTTGAGGCGGCTGAGAAGCCGAATATGGCCTCCATTAGCCCAGAGGATCACTTTCTGCATCGTTCGGGGCGAGAGCTAAACCCGGCCGTCGATTACATCCACTCGATGACAAAAACACCACCGAACGGCAGCGACACGACGGCCGACGACCGCCGAACGACGACCCGCGATCCGTCGACTGCCGGCATCGAGAACCGCCTCGAGACCGAGGGCGATCCCGAATCGGGCGGCGGCCTCGAGTACGAGGTCGTGACGACGCCGGTGCTCGTCGTCGGGGCGGGCGCGGCGGGCGCTCGCGTCGCGATCGAACTCGCCGAATCGGGCCTCGAGCCGCTCGTAATCGGCAAGCGCGAGCACGGCGACGCGCACACGACGTGGGCGGCCGGCGGCGTCAACGCCGCGCTCGGGTCGCTCGATCCCGACGACGACTGGACCGTCCACGCGGCGGATACGCTCAACGAGGGGCACCACCTGAACGACCCCGACGCCGTCGAACTGACGGCGCGGGAGATGCCCGACCGTATCCGCGAACTCGTCGAGTGGGGGATGTCCTTCGATCGAACGGCCGACGGCGACATCAATCAGCGCTACTTCGGCGCACAGTCCTATCGCCGCACCTGCTTCGTCGGCGACCGGACCGGGGAAGCCATGCTCGAGACCCTGATCGGACGCGCTCGCGACCTCGAGATTCCCTACCGCGAGAACGTGATGATCACGCGGCTGCTCTCGGACGGGGAACGCGTCGACGGCGCCGTGGGCTTCGACATGGAGACCGGTGATGGACTGCTGTTCCGGACGAACCACGTCGTGCTCGCGGCAGGCGGATTCTCCGCGCTCTATCACCGCCACTCCTCGCGCGACGACGAGAACAACGGTGACGGACAGGCGCTGGCGCTCGAAGCGGGTGCGCGGCTGCTGGACCTCGAGTTCGTCCAGTTCCACCCCACGGGGATGGTCGGCGAGCGCTACGGCGAGGAGTGGGACGGGCGGCTGGTCACCGAAGCGGTCCGCGGTGAAGGCGGCCGGCTCTACAACGCGGAGGGCGAGCGGTTCATGGAACGGTACTCCCCCGATCAGATGGAACTCGACGCCCGCGACGTCGTCGCCCGGGCCATCGCCCGGGAAGTCCGCGAGGGGCGGGGTACCGACGACGGCGGCGTCTATCTCGACATCTCCCACCGGGACGCCGAGTACGTTCGCGAGCGGCTGCCGTCGATGGTCGAGCGCTTCGAGTCCCTCGGCGTCGACATCACCGCGGAGCCGATGACGGTCGCGCCGACGGCCCACTACACGATGGGCGGCGTCGACATCGACTTCCGGACCGGCGAGACTGGCGTCGACGGTCTCTACGCCGTCGGCGAGACGGTCGCGGGCGTTCACGGTGCGAACCGCCTCGGTGGGAACTCGCTGGCCGAAACCGTCGCGATCGGCAAACTCGTGGGGGACCACGTCGCGAGCGCAGTCGCCGTCGGTGACGACGATCCCACCGTGACCGACGGCCAGCGGGCGATGGCCGAACGGGAGTTTCGAGCGCTCGCCGACCTCGCCGCGTCGGACGGGACGGTTCCGCCGACCCGAATCCTCGAGGCGCTCGGCGATCTGCTGTGGGACCACGCCGGTATCCTCCGTGACGAACCGGGACTCCGGGACGGGCTGGCGACGCTCGCGGAACTCCGGGAACGAACTGCCGATCTCCGCGTCGACGGCGGGCTCACCTCGAAGTCGTTCGAGTACGCCGTGGACCTCTCGGCGAGCCTCACCGTCGCCGAGGCGATGCTCCGGGCGGCCCTCGAGCGAACCGAGTCCCGCGGCGCTCACTACCGAACGGACTACCCCGAGACGGACGCCGACTGGCGGGTGAACCTCGTTCTCTCCGCCGGCACGGAGGGGCTCTCGATCACCCGTCGCGGCGTGGCCGAACCCAGCCCGGCCGTTCGGGAGGCACTCGAGGAAGGGTACGAACTCGATTACCACCACCTCGAGTGAGCGCCTCCCCTGGGACCGAGACGCATATGCGTTCTCGGCCCCCTACTCTCGCCACCGTCGCGTATGAACGAAGAGGCACACGCCGTCCTCCGGCAAGACCCCGTGATGGCCGCGCTCGTCGACCGACACGACCCCTACGTCGAACCGGACTGGGACGAGTACGAACGGCTCTGCATTTCGATCATCAACCAGCAGCTTTCGACGGCCAGCGCGGCGGCCGTCCGAGAGCGCGTGTTCGACCTCCTCGACGGGGACGTGACACCGGCGTCCGTCCTGAACGCGGACGAGGCCGCGCTCCGCGAGGCAGGGCTCTCCCGGAGCAAGGTCGAGTACGTTCGAAACGCCGCGCGCGCCTTCCGGGAGAACGACTACACGCGATCGGGGCTCGCCCCGTACTCCGACGACGAGGTCGTCGACCGCCTCACCGAAATCAAAGGAATCGGCGCGTGGACCGCGCGCATGTACCTCCTGTTCGTCCTCGAGCGACCCGACGTGCTCCCGCTCGGCGATCTCGCCGTTCGTCGCG
The Natrinema salaciae genome window above contains:
- a CDS encoding L-aspartate oxidase produces the protein MTKTPPNGSDTTADDRRTTTRDPSTAGIENRLETEGDPESGGGLEYEVVTTPVLVVGAGAAGARVAIELAESGLEPLVIGKREHGDAHTTWAAGGVNAALGSLDPDDDWTVHAADTLNEGHHLNDPDAVELTAREMPDRIRELVEWGMSFDRTADGDINQRYFGAQSYRRTCFVGDRTGEAMLETLIGRARDLEIPYRENVMITRLLSDGERVDGAVGFDMETGDGLLFRTNHVVLAAGGFSALYHRHSSRDDENNGDGQALALEAGARLLDLEFVQFHPTGMVGERYGEEWDGRLVTEAVRGEGGRLYNAEGERFMERYSPDQMELDARDVVARAIAREVREGRGTDDGGVYLDISHRDAEYVRERLPSMVERFESLGVDITAEPMTVAPTAHYTMGGVDIDFRTGETGVDGLYAVGETVAGVHGANRLGGNSLAETVAIGKLVGDHVASAVAVGDDDPTVTDGQRAMAEREFRALADLAASDGTVPPTRILEALGDLLWDHAGILRDEPGLRDGLATLAELRERTADLRVDGGLTSKSFEYAVDLSASLTVAEAMLRAALERTESRGAHYRTDYPETDADWRVNLVLSAGTEGLSITRRGVAEPSPAVREALEEGYELDYHHLE
- a CDS encoding DNA-3-methyladenine glycosylase family protein, coding for MNEEAHAVLRQDPVMAALVDRHDPYVEPDWDEYERLCISIINQQLSTASAAAVRERVFDLLDGDVTPASVLNADEAALREAGLSRSKVEYVRNAARAFRENDYTRSGLAPYSDDEVVDRLTEIKGIGAWTARMYLLFVLERPDVLPLGDLAVRRGIEHLYGDGAELTRAEMREIADPWRPYRSVATRYIWAEYESE